A DNA window from Pyrus communis chromosome 3, drPyrComm1.1, whole genome shotgun sequence contains the following coding sequences:
- the LOC137729455 gene encoding disease resistance protein RUN1-like: MALSKQRVSKSPAAAPWEYDVFISFRGEDTRDNFTDDLYEKLVERAIKTFRDDHELERGTTISLKLLNAIEESWFAIIVLSPNYASSTWCLDELSHIVECMEDRKTILPIFYHVDPSHVRKQTGIFAQAFNKHEKTFMSDTEKVQRWRTALTKVGNMLGWISKDRYDNDLIKEIVDTICHKVHPTCTLLGSRKKLVGIEFRLKKIDSLLDLEANDVRFIGIWGEGGTGKTTLARLVYEGISHNFEICRFIGNVKEVSAKHGIVNLQKQLLSPILKEKITQVWGYYGGSMMIKNCLWSKKVLHVLDDVDQLEQLELLVGDKRWFGAGRRIIITTRDLRLLVSHDVEIKQFELMGLSEDKALQLFSWHAFKNDPKDEYLELSKAFVKYAAKLPLTLKTLGIFLYGRDQGAWTSTLDKLKKDPEETTFKTLLVSYDVLDDMTKNVFLDVACFRKGNDKDRVTEILDCCDFSGRIGIDVLIEKSLLYISGKNLEMHDLVQEMTWKIVRRKSKEPGRRSWVWVREDIFHVLKNNTGTEDIEGIVLHLPKREEAHCNFEAFSKMYNLKMIQFNLLFLSPGFEVLPNSLRNLQFHAHLQQLQYKMTN; the protein is encoded by the exons ATGGCGTTGAGCAAGCAGAGAGTCTCCAAGTCTCCAGCTGCTGCTCCGTGGGAATACGATGTGTTCATAAGTTTCAGGGGTGAGGACACAAGGGATAATTTTACAGATGATTTATATGAAAAATTGGTGGAGCGAGCAATCAAAACTTTCAGGGATGATCATGAACTTGAAAGAGGCACCACTATTTCTCTAAAGCTCTTGAATGCAATTGAAGAATCGTGGTTTGCTATCATTGTCCTCTCACCGAATTATGCTTCTTCCACCTGGTGCTTAGATGAGCTTTCACATATTGTTGAATGCATGGAAGATAGGAAGACCATTCTACCAATTTTCTACCATGTGGATCCCTCCCATGTTAGAAAACAAACCGGGATTTTCGCGCAAGCATTCAACAAGCATGAGAAAACCTTTATGAGTGACACAGAAAAGGTGCAACGTTGGAGAACTGCGTTGACAAAAGTGGGTAATATGCTTGGGTGGATTTCAAAAGATAG GTACGATAATGATCTGATCAAAGAAATTGTTGACACAATATGTCACAAAGTGCATCCTACATGCACATTGTTAGGTTCAAGAAAGAAATTAGTCGGAATTGAGTTTAGATTAAAGAAGATAGATTCGCTTTTAGATCTTGAAGCAAATGATGTTCGCTTTATAGGGATATGGGGTGAGGGGGGAACAGGTAAGACAACTCTAGCTAGACTTGTTTACGAGGGAATTTCCCACAACTTTGAAATTTGCAGATTTATTGGTAATGTCAAGGAG GTGTCGGCGAAACATGGTATTGTTAATCTACAAAAACAACTTCTTTCCCCGATATTGAAGGAAAAAATTAcacaggtttgggggtattatGGTGGGAGCATGATGATAAAGAATTGTTTATGGAGTAAAAAGGTTCTTCACGTTCTTGATGATGTGGATCAATTAGAGCAGTTGGAATTATTGGTTGGAGACAAACGCTGGTTTGGTGCGGGGAGGAGAATCATCATTACAACTAGGGATCTACGTTTGCTGGTCTCACATGACGTTGAGATCAAACAATTTGAGCTTATGGGATTAAGTGAAGATAAAGCTCTTCAGCTCTTTAGTTGGCATGCCTTTAAAAATGATCCGAAAGACGAATACCTGGAATTGTCGAAAGCTTTTGTTAAATATGCTGCCAAACTTCCTTTAACTCTGAAAACTTTGGGAATCTTTTtgta TGGAAGAGATCAAGGTGCATGGACAAGTACATTGGATAAACTAAAGAAAGATCCAGAAGAGACAACTTTTAAAACGCTTCTAGTAAGTTATGACGTACTAGATGATATGACGAAGAATGTTTTTCTTGATGTGGCATGCTTCCGTAAGGGGAATGACAAGGATAGAGTAACTGAAATACTTGACTGCTGTGACTTTTCTGGACGTATCGGGATAGATGTTCTCATTGAGAAATCTCTTTTATATATTTCAGGCAAGAATCTGGAGATGCATGATTTGGTACAGGAAATGACATGGAAAATTGTTCGTAGAAAGTCTAAAGAGCCTGGACGACGTAGTTGGGTGTGGGTTCGTGAGGacatttttcatgtattgaagAATAATACG GGAACAGAAGATATTGAAGGCATAGTATTACACTTGCCAAAGCGTGAAGAAGCACACTGTAATTTTGAAGCGTTCTCTAAGATGTATAATCTAAAGATGATCCAATTTAATCTTTTGTTCCTTTCTCCTGGCTTTGAAGTTCTTCCTAATTCTTTAAGAAATTTACAATTCCATGCACACTTGCAGCAATTGCAATACAAGATGACAAATTAA
- the LOC137729457 gene encoding UDP-arabinopyranose mutase 3-like yields MAQYSKVAPTPLLKDELDIVIPTIRNLDFLEMWRPFFQQYHLIIVQDGDPSKVIKVPEGFDYELYNRNDINRILGPKASCISFKDSACRCFGYMVSKKKYIFTIDDDCFVAKDPSGKDINALEQHIKNLLSPSTPFFVSRCVVQGNLEIGSLREVDVKSGLPATTSTERLELLDDDEHILSIKIIGGDHRLRV; encoded by the exons ATGGCGCAGTACAGCAAGGTCGCCCCGACCCCTCTGCTGAAGGACGAGCTCGACATCGTCATCCCCACCATCCGAAACCTCGATTTCCTCGAGATGTGGAGGCCCTTCTTCCAGCAGTACCACCTCATCATCGTCCAGGACGGCGACCCGTCGAAGGTGATCAAGGTCCCGGAGGGCTTCGACTACGAGCTCTACAACCGCAACGATATCAACCGGATTCTGGGTCCCAAGGCGTCCTGCATCTCCTTCAAGGACTCTGCTTGCAGATGCTTCGGCTACATGGTCTCCAAGAAGAAGTACATCTTCACCATCGACGACGATTGCTTT GTTGCCAAAGATCCTTCTGGCAAAGATATCAATGCACTTGAGCAGCATATCAAGAACCTTCTGTCTCCGTCAACTCCATTTTTCGTCAGCAGGTGTGTGGTGCAGGGGAACCTTGAGATTGGAAGTCTCAGAGAAGTTGATGTTAAGTCTGGGCTTCCTGCCACTACAAGTACTGAAAGATTGGAACTTCTTGACGATGACGAGCATATTCTTAGCATTAAAATAATTGGTGGGGATCACAGACTTAGGGTATGA
- the LOC137729456 gene encoding protein MITOFERRINLIKE 1, chloroplastic-like, with product MDGRLSASLGLPAPNQNHHTQSSNDFHNLFTHFITPNPQTTLTSTQNQIPFFASTTTNTTSSTLNWASITRPSTRPKNQILLKNLTVFERALIGAGGGGIAGAFTYFCLHPLDTIKTKLQTKGASDIYANTFDAVFKTFQTKGISGFYSGISAVIVGSTASSAVYFGTCELGKSVLSKLPNYPPVLIPPTAGAMGNIISSAIMVPKELITQRMQAGAKGRSWQVLLKILENDGFLGLYAGYSATLLRNLPAGVLSYSSFEYLKSAVLSKTKQTNLEPIQSVVCGALAGAISASITTPLDVVKTRLMTGAAQGGVSGTVKQILMEEGWVGFTRGVGPRVLHSACFSALGYFAFETARLAILNQYIKRKELQQMQDFGVKVGVGVAST from the coding sequence ATGGATGGTAGACTCTCAGCCTCTCTGGGCCTCCCCGCACCCAATCAAAACCACCACACTCAGTCGTCCAATGACTTCCACAACCTCTTCACCCATTTCATCACTCCAAATCCCCAAACTACTCTCACCTCTACCCAAAACCAGATCCCATTCTttgcctccaccaccaccaacaccacCTCCTCCACCCTCAATTGGGCCTCCATTACCCGACCCAGTACCCGCCCCAAGAACCAAATCCTACTCAAGAACCTAACCGTCTTCGAGCGCGCCCTCATCGGCGCAGGCGGCGGAGGCATAGCCGGAGCCTTCACCTACTTCTGCCTCCATCCTCTGGACACCATTAAGACCAAGCTCCAGACCAAGGGCGCCTCAGACATTTACGCAAACACCTTCGATGCAGTTTTCAAGACCTTCCAAACCAAGGGCATTTCGGGGTTTTACAGCGGCATCTCCGCCGTCATCGTCGGCTCCACCGCCTCCTCCGCCGTCTACTTCGGCACCTGCGAACTGGGTAAGTCGGTTCTCTCCAAATTACCCAATTACCCTCCCGTTCTCATCCCTCCCACGGCCGGAGCCATGGGCAACATAATCTCTTCCGCGATAATGGTGCCCAAGGAGCTCATCACGCAGCGGATGCAAGCCGGGGCCAAAGGGAGGTCTTGGCAGGTGCTGCTCAAGATCCTCGAAAACGACGGCTTTCTGGGTCTTTACGCAGGGTACTCTGCCACGTTGCTTAGGAACTTGCCTGCGGGTGTGCTGAGCTATTCGTCGTTCGAGTACCTGAAATCGGCGGTGCTGAGCAAGACGAAGCAGACCAACTTGGAGCCGATACAGAGCGTGGTGTGTGGGGCGTTGGCCGGAGCAATATCAGCCTCCATTACGACGCCACTTGATGTGGTGAAGACGAGGCTGATGACTGGTGCGGCGCAGGGCGGGGTTTCGGGGACGGTGAAGCAGATTTTAATGGAGGAGGGGTGGGTGGGGTTTACGAGAGGAGTGGGACCCAGAGTTCTTCACAGCGCTTGCTTTTCGGCATTGGGTTACTTTGCTTTCGAGACTGCCAGGCTTGCCATTCTGAATCAGTATATTAAGAGGAAGGAGCTGCAGCAGATGCAAGATTTCGGTGTCAaggttggtgttggtgttgctTCCACTTGA
- the LOC137730304 gene encoding TMV resistance protein N-like, whose product MALSTQRATASFLSNESAPRWKYDVFLSFRGVDTRKGFVSHLYHELWECQGITTFFDDRELEAGTSIPVELPSAIKESHIAIVVLSPNYASSKWCLDELTTILQCMEARNSVLPVFYETDPSDVGNQRGSFAKAFAEHEEKFTSTEEKKKVTQWREDLKKVSKISGWHSKESKCERELIEKIVQSVWRKVQATFTLSDSSQKFVGVTSRLEQLSLLLAHDANDVRFIGITGMGGIGKTTLAKLVYDKIFHHFEVHCFLGNVREVSKINRTLISLQKRLLFPMLKGKIEEIWDEECGSIFTKKCLCNKKVLLILDDVDDLKQLEVLAGNQSWFGMGSRIVITTRNEGLLVQRGIATSYKMQGLNYCEALELFCLNAFMKEQPEEDFLELSEHFLKYARGLPLVLKTLGSFLYTRGQDAWKSMLDNIHRIPNPTIFNSLKISYDGLEDMEKRVLLDVACFHKGKCMQQLIRILDNSFEISSSLVIDLLIEKSLLTIEECFQYDNSDQYCIGMHDLIQEMAWTIVVQESKEPGLRSRLWLPDDIFHILSTNTGTRAIEGIVLQLPEIEEVVHWNCEAFSTMHGLRFLEFDNLIISSSPKFLPCSLRIMIWSWYPSKSLPPNFHPRFLTELRMPHSKLVRLWDGKENFPKLKYIDLIKSNKLIGTPDFTGLQNLEELVFEDCTKLVEIHSSIAVLKKLKVLNLRGCKSIKSLPSEVEMDSLEYLDLTECSKVKKIPEFSNQMKSLSKLLLGGTGIEKLPSSIGHLVGLTVLGIIKCRNLSDIPSEICHLKSLKRLLVGRSLKIEKPPGKSGIREPFFYMKNLKSHWFGGSIAKPRDDWGLLRLLGIRKSDEPCWGLVLSSLNHLRCLEDLQLRYCELGEGDIPDDIGCLSSLQTLNLSGNNFVTLPASIKCLSRLESLCLEACERLEQLPDLPSNSKLLVNVNHCTSLKRLSDPSKLGSRFANLYDFNFSSMNCITLVEDEDWINTIYSRILKYATEGLSPGWYNNYIVCPGREIPKWFNNQTVGHSLNVELPTQSCSSWMGIAFCVVFAQDKETLGNPAGLLYYQSRMRHSPWIRCTHWFPDIRPLVSEHLWVFYLPLEECRQEQFLFETFYCEPGMTEPKGGLNMVKKCGARLVYKQDLEELNRTLKILKRTHDYCEEAASSKSHTFEEHTPKRQKED is encoded by the exons ATGGCATTGAGCACCCAAAGAGCCACTGCATCTTTTCTTTCGAATGAATCAGCTCCTCGATGGAAGTATGatgtgtttttgagttttagggGTGTAGACACCCGTAAGGGTTTTGTATCCCATTTATACCATGAATTGTGGGAGTGCCAAGGAATTACTACTTTCTTTGACGATAGAGAGCTAGAAGCGGGAACCAGTATTCCTGTTGAGCTCCCGAGTGCGATCAAAGAATCGCATATTGCAATCGTTGTTCTTTCACCAAACTATGCTTCTTCCAAATGGTGCTTGGATGAACTGACAACCATTCTTCAGTGCATGGAAGCCAGGAACTCAGTTCTGCCGGTCTTTTATGAGACAGATCCATCTGACGTTGGAAATCAGAGGGGGTCTTTTGCCAAAGCCTTTGCTGAGCATGAAGAAAAGTTCACTAGTACCGAAGAGAAAAAGAAGGTGACCCAATGGAGAGAAGATCTAAAAAAAGTATCCAAAATTTCTGGGTGGCATTCGAAGGAATCTAA GTGTGAAAGGGAgcttattgaaaaaattgtccAAAGCGTGTGGAGGAAAGTGCAAGCGACATTCACGTTGTCAGACTCCTCACAGAAATTTGTTGGGGTTACTTCTAGGCTTGAGCAATTAAGTCTGCTATTAGCTCATGATGCCAATGATGTTCGCTTTATAGGGATAACGGGGATGGGTGGCATAGGTAAGACAACCCTTGCTAAGCTAGTTTATGATAAAATCTTCCATCATTTTGAAGTTCATTGCTTTCTTGGCAACGTTAGAGAGGTTTCTAAAATAAACCGTACTCTAATTAGTCTTCAAAAAAGACTTCTTTTTCCAATGTTGAAGGGAAAGATTGAAGAAATTTGGGATGAAGAGTGCGGAAGCATTTTCACTAAGAAGTGCTTATGCAACAAAAAGGTTCTTCTCATACTTGATGATGTGGATGATTTAAAACAACTAGAAGTACTGGCTGGAAATCAAAGTTGGTTTGGTATGGGAAGTAGAATTGTCATTACGACTAGAAATGAAGGTTtgctagtccaacgtggtataGCAACATCATATAAGATGCAGGGGTTGAATTACTGCGAAGCACTTGAGCTTTTTTGTCTGAATGCCTTTATGAAAGAACAACCCGAGGAAGATTTTTTGGAACTCTCTGAGCATTTCCTAAAGTATGCCAGAGGCCTTCCACTAGTTCTTAAAACACTAGGGTCTTTTTTGTATACGAGAGGTCAGGATGCATGGAAGAGTATGTTGGATAATATTCATAGAATCCCTAATCCAACAATTTTCAATTCACTCAAAATCAGTTATGACGGACTAGAGGACATGGAGAAGAGAGTTTTGCTCGATGTTGCATGTTTCCATAAAGGGAAGTGCATGCAGCAACTTATTCGAATACTAGACAATTCATTTGAAATTTCTAGTAGTCTTGTGATAGATCTACTAATTGAGAAATCTTTGTTAACTATTGAAGAATGCTTCCAATATGATAATTCAGACCAGTACTGCATAGGTATGCATGATTTGATACAAGAAATGGCGTGGACTATTGTTGTTCAAGAATCTAAGGAGCCTGGTCTACGCAGTAGATTGTGGCTTCCCGATGATATTTTCCATATACTCTCGACAAATACG GGAACAAGAGCTATTGAAGGTATAGTCTTACAGTTACCCGAAATAGAAGAGGTAGTGCATTGGAATTGTGAAGCCTTCTCTACTATGCATGGACTGAGGTTTTTAGAATTCGACAATTTGATCATTTCTTCGAGTCCCAAATTTCTTCCATGTTCCTTGAGAATTATGATTTGGAGTTGGTATCCTTCCAAGTCTCTTCCGCCAAACTTTCACCCACGTTTCCTTACTGAACTAAGAATGCCTCATAGCAAACTTGTTCGTTTATGGGATGGAAAAGAG AACTTCCCCAAGTTGAAATATATTGATCTGATTAAGTCAAATAAATTGATCGGTACCCCAGATTTCACTGGACTTCAAAATCTTGAGGAGTTGGTTTTCGAGGATTGTACGAAGTTAGTTGAGATTCACTCATCTATTGCAGTTCTCaaaaaacttaaagttttgaaTCTTCGTGGCTGTAAAAGTATTAAGAGCCTCCCAAGTGAGGTAGAAATGGATTCTCTTGAATATTTAGATCTTACCGAATGCTCCAAAGTGAAAAAGATTCCAGAATTTTCGAACCAGATGAAAAGTTTGTCCAAGCTTTTATTAGGTGGGACTGGGATTGAGAAATTACCTTCATCGATTGGACATTTGGTTGGACTTACTGTACTGGGTATCATTAAATGCAGAAATCTGTCGGATATTCCTAGTGAGATTTGTCATTTGAAGTCTCTTAAAAGGCTGTTAGTTGGCCGAAGTTTGAAAATCGAAAAACCCCCTGGGAAAAGCGGTATAAGAGAGccctttttttatatgaaaaatcTCAAATCTCATTGGTTTGGTGGATCAATTGCTAAACCAAGGGATGATTGGGGCCTGCTCCGCTTACTTGGAATTAGAAAGAGTGATGAGCCTTGTTGgggtttggtgttgtcttctttAAATCATTTGCGTTGTTTGGAGGACTTACAACTACGCTATTGTGAACTTGGTGAAGGTGATATCCCTGATGATATTGGTTGCTTGTCCTCTTTACAAACGTTAAATCTTAGTGGAAACAATTTTGTTACCCTTCCAGCAAGCATCAAATGCCTTTCTCGACTTGAGTCTCTTTGCTTGGAGGCGTGCGAAAGACTTGAGCAACTGCCAGATCTTCCGTCAAATAGCAAATTACTCGTAAATGTAAATCATTGTACTTCATTGAAACGGTTGTCGGATCCATCCAAGTTGGGCAGCAGATTCGCcaatttgtatgattttaattTCAGTTCTATGAATTGCATTACATTGGTGGAAGATGAAGATTGGATTAATACAATATATTCAAGGATCCTGAAATACGCCACTGAG GGACTATCTCCTGGTTGGTACAATAATTATATTGTATGCCCCGGGAGGGAGATTCCGAAGTGGTTCAACAATCAAACTGTGGGACATTCGCTAAATGTGGAGCTACCTACTCAATCATGTAGCAGCTGGATGGGGATTgctttttgtgttgtttttgcACAAGACAAGGAAACCTTGGGAAATCCAGCCGGCCTTCTCTATTATCAATCCAGGATGCGGCATTCACCTTGGATTAGATGTACGCATTGGTTTCCTGATATAAGGCCTCTTGTGTCGGAACACCTTTGGGTATTCTATTTGCCTCTCGAAGAATGTCGTCAAGAACAGTTTCTATTTGAAACTTTTTATTGCGAACCTGGTATGACTGAACCCAAAGGAGGCTTGAATATGGTGAAGAAGTGCGGGGCTCGTTTGGTGTACAAGCAAGATTTGGAAGAACTCAACCGAACACTGAAAATCTTGAAACGAACACATGACTATTGTGAAGAGGCAGCTTCAAGTAAAAGTCATACTTTTGAAGAACATACCCCCAAAAGGCAGAAGGAAGACTAA